From the Maioricimonas rarisocia genome, one window contains:
- a CDS encoding FHA domain-containing protein has translation MRIDVFISYSSRDKPVADALCATLEQSGIRCWIAPRDILPGRDWSEAIIDAITDCGVMVLLFSAHSNSSEQVKREVATAVSEATPLIPFRIEDVPLSKHMRYFIGTPHWLDALTPPLEKHLQFLSRTVRSLLEVREDAPGTSEPSDSSADARIEPVEQPSDTVPPAAAAEEQMTQLSLQFRLDEHLRNVCLIAQPIVTLGKERSNDIVLRVLPRSALHDEQSGRISRHHAEIRFSGPHVEWVNLLCSNGTYIDKDRLPSESTTVLHNGVTVSPAGALSVAVDVYAENGSTEGPALDPLDGTQLHASAVRLRRLDRLSGLEQYVVFDRQISLGSSADCPILIPGPDVAPHHADLRHGAGGFELLIHDSDAGSYLNNRRLTSSDPVPIRPGDTLRLGKVEIDVTEKQQLYLDFSPG, from the coding sequence ATGCGGATCGACGTCTTCATCAGCTATTCGAGCCGCGACAAACCCGTCGCCGATGCTCTCTGTGCCACTCTCGAGCAGAGCGGGATCCGTTGCTGGATCGCCCCGCGTGACATTCTCCCGGGACGGGACTGGAGCGAAGCGATCATCGACGCCATCACGGACTGCGGTGTGATGGTGCTGTTGTTCTCCGCCCATTCCAACAGTTCCGAACAGGTGAAACGGGAGGTCGCCACAGCGGTCTCGGAGGCGACTCCTCTGATTCCGTTTCGTATCGAAGACGTGCCACTCTCCAAACACATGCGGTACTTCATCGGCACGCCGCACTGGCTCGACGCTCTGACGCCTCCACTGGAAAAACACCTCCAGTTCCTCTCGCGGACGGTTCGCAGCCTGCTCGAAGTACGTGAAGACGCTCCTGGCACGTCCGAGCCCTCCGATTCTTCTGCCGACGCCCGAATTGAACCGGTTGAGCAACCATCGGACACGGTCCCTCCGGCGGCCGCGGCCGAAGAGCAGATGACGCAGCTCTCGCTGCAGTTCCGGCTGGATGAACACCTGCGCAACGTCTGCCTGATCGCGCAGCCAATCGTCACACTCGGGAAAGAACGGAGCAATGACATCGTCCTTCGCGTGCTGCCGCGATCGGCACTGCACGATGAGCAGTCCGGTCGAATCAGTCGACATCACGCCGAAATCCGCTTTTCCGGCCCCCATGTCGAATGGGTGAATCTTCTCTGCTCCAACGGCACGTATATCGACAAGGACCGCCTTCCGTCCGAGTCCACAACGGTGCTTCACAACGGTGTCACGGTTTCTCCCGCAGGCGCGCTGAGCGTCGCCGTCGACGTCTATGCAGAGAACGGATCGACCGAAGGGCCGGCCCTCGACCCTCTCGACGGTACACAGTTGCACGCCTCTGCCGTACGGCTGCGACGGCTCGACCGGCTGTCCGGCCTCGAGCAGTACGTCGTCTTCGACCGCCAGATCAGCCTGGGCAGCAGCGCCGACTGTCCAATTCTCATTCCGGGGCCTGATGTCGCTCCGCATCACGCGGACCTGCGGCACGGTGCGGGCGGATTCGAACTGCTGATTCACGATTCTGATGCGGGCTCTTACCTCAACAATCGCCGCCTGACCTCGTCCGATCCGGTTCCCATCCGACCGGGCGACACGTTGCGTCTCGGGAAAGTCGAGATCGACGTCACCGAGAAGCAGCAGCTGTACCTGGACTTTTCCCCCGGTTGA
- a CDS encoding toll/interleukin-1 receptor domain-containing protein yields MRIFLSYGHDRNEELVLRIRADLEQRGHDAWFDKKEIKAGDDWRRSITDGLTESDGVLSFLSRHSTRDPGVCLDEISIAVGVKGGNIQTVLVESEHDVSPPQSISHIQWLDMHDWLTQKTAGQDVWEGWYEERFAEILRVVESDRSRRFEGEIRQLEEFLKPTMFEARLARLLEPGFVGRDWLLDAVEKWRTAPKRDSRLLWITGPPGSGKSAFAAHLAHYGRDRVIAVQFCEFDKPEHGDGRRIVRTLAFQIATRLPDYRKLLLTLPEINELDEKNPSELFDYLLARPLQLAIGGGRERYLIVVDALDEANRNGRNEFVDLLARHADALPKWVAFVVTSRPDPGISTALQGFEPLALDTSTDENRDDVRRYLRSHLERFLQDRVDAEKLLDLILERGEALFLYAEHFCREVRDGRLSLDRPAEFPQGLGGIYRQYFQRQFPDAAEYDRKIRPALASVLAANEPLPIQILQDQFGWTHVELWQHLEAFGSLFPVTSITGADVVTPYHKSLADWLADFSRAGSDYGVDVQAGARELTDHCLKVARAADGDVPPYVKRHTASHLLSQERWGDLDDAISLPRLELLKRWTARGEQREGESCLRGTLAHLQRDGDHGQRVGLLSTQLARVLTQLGRHDEARAFLKQALDCATGVTRRSTQAIAWHELGSLDFYAGQYRRAIRCYRRALRLARRASPPDDAEAAANLVGLATIARTRQQNSKAIRFATEAIEHAESGSDVRHNIAARRILAGSLRYQMKLDEAASELNAARMLCVLHDLGFEQAAIELAQAWLTYEANLLEGRDDHANAAERLFVSALEQADQSAHLVSRVEAWLGLAWCCLVRLDAEGAAERLGRITALPEAAKYRELVAGINIARASLDLLRLEYDVAQEHFRAAKAFADTHELHAFAADAGVGLTAALFHQGEDRDARSAEREAVKSARRCGPLKSRLVALGLNRARTTPGAGPY; encoded by the coding sequence ATGCGCATCTTCCTGAGTTACGGACACGACCGGAACGAGGAACTCGTGCTGCGTATCAGGGCGGATCTGGAACAACGAGGGCACGACGCCTGGTTCGACAAGAAGGAGATCAAAGCGGGTGACGACTGGAGACGCTCGATCACCGATGGTCTCACCGAGTCCGACGGTGTTCTCTCGTTTCTGTCGCGACATTCGACACGCGATCCGGGTGTGTGCCTGGACGAGATCAGCATCGCCGTCGGAGTCAAAGGAGGCAACATCCAGACAGTCCTCGTGGAAAGCGAGCACGACGTGTCGCCCCCGCAGAGCATCAGCCATATCCAGTGGCTCGACATGCATGACTGGTTGACGCAGAAGACCGCGGGACAGGATGTATGGGAAGGATGGTATGAGGAACGCTTCGCCGAGATTCTCAGGGTCGTCGAAAGCGACAGGAGTCGACGCTTCGAGGGAGAGATTCGCCAGCTCGAGGAATTCCTGAAGCCGACCATGTTTGAGGCCCGACTCGCCCGCTTGCTCGAACCCGGGTTCGTGGGACGCGACTGGTTGCTCGATGCGGTCGAGAAGTGGAGAACGGCACCGAAACGCGATTCGCGACTGCTGTGGATCACGGGCCCGCCAGGTTCCGGCAAGAGTGCGTTTGCCGCCCACCTTGCGCACTACGGCCGTGACCGCGTCATCGCGGTGCAGTTCTGCGAGTTCGACAAGCCCGAGCATGGCGATGGACGTCGGATCGTGCGCACCCTCGCGTTTCAGATCGCAACACGCCTGCCGGACTATCGCAAGCTGCTGCTCACTCTGCCTGAGATCAACGAACTGGATGAGAAGAATCCCAGCGAACTGTTCGACTACTTGCTGGCCCGGCCACTGCAACTGGCAATTGGTGGGGGACGCGAACGCTACCTGATCGTCGTGGACGCGCTTGATGAGGCGAACAGGAACGGCCGAAACGAATTCGTCGACCTCCTGGCCCGACACGCGGACGCCTTGCCGAAGTGGGTCGCGTTTGTGGTCACGAGTCGCCCCGATCCCGGCATTTCTACTGCGCTCCAGGGATTCGAGCCGCTCGCCCTCGATACCTCGACAGATGAGAACCGGGACGATGTTCGACGGTATCTTCGGAGCCATCTGGAACGATTCCTGCAGGATCGCGTGGACGCAGAGAAACTGCTGGATCTCATTCTGGAGAGAGGCGAAGCGTTGTTTCTCTACGCAGAGCACTTCTGCCGGGAAGTACGGGATGGCCGCCTCTCTCTCGATCGCCCGGCTGAGTTTCCCCAGGGGCTCGGCGGAATCTACCGGCAGTACTTTCAGAGGCAGTTTCCTGATGCGGCAGAATACGATCGGAAGATCCGACCGGCGCTGGCGAGTGTTCTCGCCGCGAACGAACCCTTGCCGATTCAGATACTGCAGGACCAGTTTGGCTGGACGCACGTCGAACTGTGGCAGCATCTCGAGGCGTTCGGCTCCCTGTTCCCTGTGACGTCAATCACAGGAGCCGATGTCGTCACGCCGTATCACAAGTCACTTGCCGATTGGCTGGCCGATTTCTCCCGCGCCGGAAGTGACTATGGAGTCGACGTTCAGGCAGGGGCCCGCGAGCTGACAGATCACTGTCTCAAGGTCGCCCGGGCGGCTGACGGAGACGTGCCCCCCTACGTCAAACGACACACCGCGTCTCACCTGCTGTCTCAGGAGCGATGGGGCGATCTGGACGATGCGATCTCGCTGCCCCGCCTCGAGCTTCTGAAGCGGTGGACGGCACGCGGCGAACAGCGCGAAGGTGAGTCGTGCCTGCGGGGGACGTTGGCGCATCTTCAGCGTGACGGTGACCACGGGCAGCGAGTGGGGCTCCTCTCGACGCAGCTCGCTCGCGTTCTCACGCAACTGGGACGACACGACGAGGCGCGCGCCTTTCTGAAGCAGGCCCTGGATTGCGCGACAGGAGTGACGCGCCGCTCAACACAGGCGATTGCATGGCACGAGCTGGGATCGCTCGACTTCTATGCGGGGCAGTATCGCAGAGCGATCCGTTGCTACCGTCGGGCCCTGCGACTGGCAAGACGGGCATCGCCTCCGGACGATGCCGAGGCGGCGGCGAACCTGGTGGGCCTGGCGACCATCGCCCGAACCCGCCAGCAGAATTCCAAGGCGATTCGTTTTGCAACCGAGGCAATCGAGCATGCCGAGTCGGGTTCGGACGTTCGGCACAACATTGCGGCGAGGCGCATTCTGGCAGGTTCGCTCCGATATCAGATGAAGCTCGACGAGGCGGCCAGCGAGCTGAATGCCGCACGCATGTTATGTGTGCTTCACGACCTGGGGTTCGAGCAGGCCGCCATTGAACTCGCGCAGGCGTGGCTCACCTACGAGGCCAATCTGCTCGAAGGACGCGACGATCACGCGAACGCTGCTGAGCGACTGTTTGTTTCTGCCCTGGAACAGGCCGACCAGTCCGCGCATCTCGTATCGCGCGTCGAGGCATGGCTGGGATTGGCCTGGTGTTGCCTCGTGCGTCTGGACGCCGAAGGTGCGGCGGAGAGGCTCGGACGAATCACTGCCCTCCCCGAGGCGGCGAAGTACAGAGAGCTTGTTGCCGGAATCAACATCGCGCGCGCATCCCTCGACCTGCTTCGACTCGAGTACGACGTCGCACAGGAACATTTTCGTGCTGCGAAAGCCTTTGCAGACACGCACGAACTCCATGCCTTTGCAGCCGATGCCGGGGTTGGTCTGACCGCGGCACTCTTCCATCAGGGGGAGGACCGCGACGCACGATCGGCGGAACGTGAAGCCGTGAAGTCCGCAAGACGGTGCGGCCCTCTGAAAAGCCGCCTCGTCGCTCTGGGACTCAACCGTGCCCGGACCACTCCCGGCGCCGGCCCGTACTGA
- a CDS encoding RyR domain-containing protein yields the protein MNRSDRSIVLVDGDVTIDWNLADLGPRDGHSLGWSAESQSRMSQQRGGAALLADLTASVLADISIASVETGPMPAEPVRNDDLRYHHAYAMWRRDSDDAWRVGQFLGVDPRASDLRVDTGEDVSPGVIVIDDAGLGYRSAESTWPHALREPSPNCWIVLKMASPVASGPLWNHLIRCCPERLIAVLTIDDLRRTEVQISRGLSWERTAQDVLWELVHNPCINGLGLCAHTVVSFGTVGAILHTRSNASARLLFDPLIMEGEWERADDGRLIGNTATLTAALVRQVVQSPDGPDFEAGIQAGVRAARVLYRKGYHCEAGRGDGLDVGFPIRDVAEAIRESSDVLAAVDVQDPVRFLDRSVKPSDAPGRPGFWTILENRYRDGLLGLSERIVLDGLQESLADVPVGRIGHLNTVDRHEIESLRSIQSLMREYCRHQRKQPLSIAVFGPPGSGKSFGVEQVAQSIEPGAIRKLTFNLSQFDHPEELLGALHQVRDVGLSGKLPLVFWDEFDTPLDGQSLGWLRYFLAPMQDGAFQEGQITHPIGRCIFVFAGGTSASMDEFATSLDTDDRRKAAKLPDFVSRLRGFLNVLGPNPQATTAGAADPYYVVRRAILLRSLLERSVPHLFWPQGGVRRLQIDRGVLRALLQISRYKHGVRSINAILSMSELAGRQGFQRSSLPAETQLDLHVNGREFLSLVQSIVLTDDLAEHLAEAAHEVWKAGKIRDEWTLGPRKDEEAKTHPWLIDYQDLPEHAKEANRVTVRTIPQKLAIAGYVMMPARSNEPPLEFPGDDLEVLAQFEHKLWMEEKLKAGFRLGKPTDDDPLQNEYLVEWEDIPNEIRQADRDLICGIPKILAKAGYAIMKLDAGT from the coding sequence ATGAACCGCTCCGATCGAAGCATCGTCCTGGTGGATGGCGACGTGACCATCGACTGGAATCTCGCCGACCTGGGACCACGCGACGGGCACTCACTCGGCTGGTCTGCCGAGTCCCAATCCCGCATGTCTCAGCAGCGGGGAGGAGCGGCCTTGCTGGCCGACCTGACCGCAAGTGTGCTGGCGGACATCTCCATCGCATCGGTCGAGACCGGACCAATGCCAGCTGAACCGGTCAGGAATGACGACCTGAGATACCACCATGCTTACGCCATGTGGCGACGTGACAGCGACGACGCGTGGCGAGTCGGCCAGTTCCTCGGTGTCGACCCGCGCGCCTCGGATCTCCGGGTCGATACCGGCGAGGATGTCTCTCCAGGAGTCATCGTCATCGATGATGCTGGTTTAGGCTACCGCTCCGCAGAGTCCACCTGGCCGCATGCGTTGCGGGAACCGTCTCCGAATTGCTGGATTGTGCTGAAAATGGCCAGTCCGGTGGCATCCGGCCCACTGTGGAACCATCTGATCCGCTGCTGTCCGGAGCGACTCATCGCGGTGCTGACGATCGATGATCTGCGGCGCACCGAAGTTCAGATCAGTCGCGGACTGTCGTGGGAGCGTACGGCCCAGGACGTCCTCTGGGAGCTGGTTCATAACCCGTGTATCAACGGGCTGGGCCTCTGTGCACATACGGTCGTCTCGTTCGGAACGGTGGGAGCGATCCTCCACACGCGAAGCAACGCCTCAGCCCGACTGCTGTTCGACCCTCTCATCATGGAAGGAGAATGGGAACGGGCAGATGATGGCCGACTCATCGGGAATACGGCCACGCTGACCGCTGCGCTGGTGCGGCAGGTCGTCCAGTCTCCAGACGGTCCCGACTTTGAAGCCGGTATTCAGGCGGGAGTCCGTGCAGCGCGAGTGCTGTACCGGAAGGGATACCACTGCGAGGCCGGACGCGGAGACGGGCTCGATGTCGGTTTTCCCATACGAGACGTTGCCGAAGCGATCCGCGAGTCGTCGGATGTCCTGGCCGCGGTGGACGTGCAGGACCCCGTCCGATTTCTGGACCGCAGCGTCAAGCCGTCCGACGCGCCGGGACGACCCGGCTTCTGGACGATTCTCGAGAACCGATATCGGGACGGCCTGCTGGGTTTGTCTGAGCGGATCGTTCTCGACGGTCTGCAAGAGAGTCTTGCGGACGTCCCCGTCGGTCGCATCGGCCATCTGAACACGGTCGATCGCCACGAAATCGAATCTCTGCGAAGCATTCAGAGCCTGATGCGTGAGTACTGCCGTCACCAGCGGAAGCAGCCGCTCTCCATCGCAGTGTTCGGGCCACCGGGGTCGGGCAAGTCCTTCGGTGTTGAACAGGTTGCCCAGTCGATCGAGCCGGGAGCCATCCGCAAACTGACATTCAACCTGTCGCAGTTCGATCATCCTGAAGAGCTGCTCGGAGCTCTGCACCAGGTGCGCGACGTTGGCCTCTCGGGGAAGCTGCCGCTGGTGTTCTGGGACGAGTTCGACACGCCGCTCGACGGGCAGTCGCTTGGCTGGTTGCGCTACTTCCTTGCTCCCATGCAGGATGGGGCGTTTCAGGAAGGACAGATTACGCACCCCATCGGCCGCTGCATTTTTGTCTTCGCCGGGGGCACGTCGGCTTCGATGGACGAGTTCGCCACGAGTCTGGACACCGACGACCGTCGCAAAGCCGCAAAGCTTCCGGACTTCGTCAGCCGCCTGCGAGGATTTCTGAATGTTCTGGGGCCCAACCCCCAGGCGACAACCGCTGGTGCTGCGGACCCGTACTACGTCGTGCGGCGGGCGATTCTGCTGCGGTCGCTGCTCGAGCGGTCGGTTCCGCACCTTTTCTGGCCGCAGGGAGGCGTGCGTCGATTGCAGATTGACCGTGGGGTCTTGAGGGCCCTGCTGCAGATCAGCCGCTACAAGCATGGCGTCCGCTCCATCAACGCGATTCTTTCGATGAGTGAGCTGGCGGGGCGACAGGGTTTTCAGCGTTCGAGCCTGCCGGCTGAAACGCAGCTCGACCTGCACGTCAACGGCAGAGAGTTTCTATCGCTGGTGCAAAGCATCGTTCTGACGGACGATCTGGCTGAGCATCTGGCAGAGGCCGCACACGAAGTCTGGAAGGCAGGGAAGATCCGTGATGAGTGGACGCTCGGTCCCAGGAAGGATGAGGAGGCGAAGACGCACCCCTGGCTCATTGACTACCAGGACCTGCCTGAGCACGCGAAGGAAGCCAACCGCGTCACAGTACGAACGATCCCACAGAAGCTGGCGATCGCCGGTTATGTGATGATGCCCGCCCGCAGCAACGAACCGCCTCTGGAGTTTCCCGGAGACGACCTCGAGGTTCTGGCGCAGTTCGAACACAAACTGTGGATGGAGGAGAAGCTGAAAGCGGGATTCCGGCTCGGAAAACCAACGGACGACGATCCGTTGCAGAACGAGTATCTCGTCGAGTGGGAGGATATCCCGAACGAGATCCGACAGGCCGATCGCGATCTGATCTGCGGGATTCCGAAGATTCTCGCGAAGGCCGGGTACGCCATCATGAAGCTGGATGCGGGAACGTAG
- a CDS encoding PEP-CTERM sorting domain-containing protein (PEP-CTERM proteins occur, often in large numbers, in the proteomes of bacteria that also encode an exosortase, a predicted intramembrane cysteine proteinase. The presence of a PEP-CTERM domain at a protein's C-terminus predicts cleavage within the sorting domain, followed by covalent anchoring to some some component of the (usually Gram-negative) cell surface. Many PEP-CTERM proteins exhibit an unusual sequence composition that includes large numbers of potential glycosylation sites. Expression of one such protein has been shown restore the ability of a bacterium to form floc, a type of biofilm.) encodes MTQPARDLHDNDLNREIEAYSASAQDQLSRSDKAGGAVDAIKFGVAGSVALLIGSQLEATVQYRPNLNLTVTKGSTNQFNSSSLFLDIDLDGTNDFLVNLHATQRSSVFTSTNTLGPNTATIGTSNSTTAGIDLIALVVGNAFSSSNGISSAPRRFSSGATIGPLANPNSGIFMTHKYVSNGQSTTLPGGATSNFGGTSTFSSAFGTSTGIAGLQFQRAGNTHFAWIRLDVDRDPNGYPHTLTIVDLAWESFANTPIIAGATAGTVVPEPSSAALMGLGMLAMGATGLRQRRRKKAEEQSEPATTA; translated from the coding sequence ATGACACAGCCAGCCCGCGACCTGCACGACAACGATCTGAACCGTGAAATCGAGGCCTATTCCGCTTCTGCGCAGGATCAACTGTCCCGCAGCGACAAGGCGGGCGGCGCGGTTGATGCGATCAAGTTCGGCGTGGCCGGCTCGGTCGCCCTGCTTATCGGTTCGCAGTTGGAAGCGACTGTCCAGTATCGCCCGAATCTGAACCTGACGGTGACCAAAGGAAGCACGAACCAGTTCAACAGCTCATCGCTGTTTCTCGATATCGATCTGGACGGCACCAACGATTTTCTGGTGAATCTCCACGCAACCCAGAGGAGTTCCGTTTTCACGTCAACGAATACGCTCGGCCCGAATACGGCCACGATCGGAACCTCCAATTCGACGACGGCGGGAATCGACCTCATCGCATTGGTGGTCGGCAATGCGTTTTCGTCTTCGAACGGCATCTCGTCGGCCCCCAGGCGGTTTTCTTCCGGTGCGACGATCGGGCCGCTGGCGAACCCGAACTCCGGCATCTTCATGACGCACAAGTACGTCAGTAATGGTCAGTCAACGACGCTCCCCGGGGGGGCGACTTCGAATTTCGGAGGCACGAGTACATTTTCCAGCGCGTTTGGTACGTCGACCGGCATCGCGGGACTCCAGTTCCAGCGTGCCGGGAATACGCACTTCGCCTGGATCCGCCTGGACGTCGACCGCGACCCCAATGGTTATCCGCACACGCTGACAATTGTGGATCTGGCGTGGGAAAGCTTTGCGAACACGCCGATTATCGCAGGAGCCACGGCAGGGACCGTCGTCCCCGAACCGAGTTCCGCTGCCCTGATGGGGTTGGGGATGCTCGCAATGGGAGCCACCGGTCTGCGGCAGCGCCGCCGCAAGAAGGCCGAAGAGCAGTCCGAACCGGCCACGACCGCGTAG
- a CDS encoding tetratricopeptide repeat protein: protein MTGLGSFIALLPSPKGFVTPGRTSLLVASVLVPAWQTEPDAEPFRENGLSRVSVAVLVTGAALVAWGAGRYVLTQFASSPGLVAIPQPSLERLPEGVRQQLIETRAASDRVLEESGDSSALLEARAYGELGKVYAAYEFYDEASACFVNASRLQPQEYRWPYLMAYSLARNGSQQQKRTAVALFETALDLMHRDMSADPRQISSARLRLGESLRELAQRERAREQFARILELNSDHSEALLALGQMASQDGRSEEAVGYLERAIATAPSYKDATALLAAEYARLGDRDRAAELQARAESIEGRGNRIVDPVLSEMRALNRSAAALNRKARSLLRAGQTRRAITVLRQVLAIDPENATAQLNMGDLLIRAGRIDEGQALYRKVIAAGDGAELARRKLGYSLLAAGQPAEAVDEYRRVLLTSPNDARARYFAGAALSLLGRHEEALSEFEAVCAAESDHIGARVGRARMNYALGRYREARETLESDLAAGLTATPIQVTLARILAACPDEDVRDGPRALELARPLFQDQQSVVYAESLAMAYAETGEFDRAVDTQQWALERVRSAPGASRLVPHVELRGESYRQQKPCRIPWSDAERFPSFASPLSRNDEESGAEPPSE, encoded by the coding sequence TTGACGGGCCTCGGATCGTTCATCGCACTGCTGCCTTCTCCGAAAGGGTTCGTGACACCCGGCCGGACCTCGTTATTAGTCGCATCAGTCCTCGTGCCTGCCTGGCAGACCGAACCTGATGCGGAACCGTTTCGGGAGAACGGCTTGAGCAGAGTGTCCGTCGCAGTTCTGGTGACCGGTGCGGCTCTGGTGGCCTGGGGCGCGGGACGATACGTCCTGACGCAGTTCGCCTCGAGCCCGGGGCTGGTGGCCATCCCCCAACCGTCGCTCGAACGGCTTCCAGAGGGCGTTCGGCAGCAACTGATTGAAACCCGCGCCGCCAGCGATCGGGTGCTTGAGGAAAGCGGGGATTCATCGGCCCTGCTGGAGGCTCGCGCGTACGGGGAACTGGGCAAGGTGTATGCTGCCTACGAATTCTACGATGAAGCATCGGCCTGCTTTGTGAATGCTTCGCGTCTCCAGCCGCAGGAATACCGGTGGCCGTACCTGATGGCCTACTCGCTTGCCCGCAATGGCTCGCAGCAGCAGAAACGTACGGCAGTCGCGCTGTTCGAGACGGCGCTGGATCTGATGCATCGCGATATGTCGGCCGATCCTCGTCAGATTTCCTCGGCACGATTGCGACTCGGTGAAAGTCTTCGCGAACTGGCTCAGCGAGAACGAGCCCGCGAGCAATTCGCGAGAATTCTGGAGCTGAATTCGGACCACAGTGAGGCATTGCTCGCCCTCGGTCAGATGGCGTCGCAGGACGGCCGCAGCGAGGAGGCCGTCGGCTATCTCGAACGAGCCATCGCAACCGCGCCATCGTACAAAGACGCGACTGCACTGCTCGCCGCAGAGTACGCCCGTCTCGGCGATCGCGACCGCGCTGCGGAACTGCAGGCCCGGGCCGAGAGCATCGAGGGGCGAGGCAACCGTATTGTCGACCCGGTGCTCTCCGAAATGCGTGCGCTGAACCGCAGCGCGGCAGCCCTCAATCGCAAAGCGCGCAGCCTGCTCCGTGCCGGGCAGACTCGTCGGGCCATCACGGTGCTCCGACAGGTCCTGGCGATTGACCCCGAAAACGCCACGGCGCAACTGAACATGGGTGATCTGCTGATTCGTGCCGGCCGGATTGACGAAGGGCAAGCACTGTACCGAAAAGTCATCGCGGCAGGAGACGGGGCCGAACTCGCCCGTCGCAAGCTCGGCTATTCCTTGCTGGCAGCCGGACAGCCGGCAGAAGCGGTCGACGAATACCGTCGCGTTCTGTTGACGTCGCCGAATGACGCGCGGGCGCGATACTTCGCCGGAGCCGCCCTGAGCCTGCTCGGGCGACATGAAGAGGCTCTCAGCGAATTCGAAGCGGTCTGTGCTGCAGAGTCCGATCACATCGGCGCCCGGGTCGGACGAGCACGCATGAACTACGCGCTGGGACGATATCGCGAGGCACGGGAGACACTCGAATCGGATCTGGCGGCGGGACTGACGGCCACCCCGATTCAGGTGACGTTGGCAAGGATCCTGGCGGCCTGCCCGGATGAGGACGTCCGGGACGGTCCTCGCGCTCTGGAACTGGCGCGCCCGCTGTTCCAGGATCAGCAGTCGGTTGTCTACGCCGAATCCCTGGCCATGGCATACGCCGAGACAGGTGAGTTCGATCGGGCCGTCGATACGCAGCAGTGGGCTCTGGAAAGAGTTCGCTCTGCACCTGGAGCCAGTCGACTGGTGCCCCACGTCGAGCTGCGAGGCGAATCCTACAGGCAGCAGAAACCCTGCCGCATCCCATGGTCCGATGCGGAACGGTTTCCCTCGTTCGCGTCGCCTCTTTCCCGGAACGACGAGGAATCCGGTGCAGAACCGCCCTCAGAGTAA